A window of Hemibagrus wyckioides isolate EC202008001 linkage group LG03, SWU_Hwy_1.0, whole genome shotgun sequence contains these coding sequences:
- the cdhr1a gene encoding cadherin-related family member 1 — MNIAKRILPQFLLLVHFHLAPVATQSDYAPYFYDNGPHSNNGNLALFSLSEDTPTGTHIYVLNGTDPEGQPVRYGLGFDPGAKEYFSVDPISGIVTLIDELDREIQDEIEVLVSISDKFNKVVEKVRVFVMDANDEEPRFENLPSIVDVPENTPSGSSIFKVQAVDRDTGSGGSVTYFLQSTGPNIKFAIDRHSGVLRIKEGLDYETVRTHFVTVVAKDGGGSYNGREQVLSSSATLTINVIDSQDTPPSFVGTPYFGFVYEVSFPGSEIFTVYAKDGDKETPNPIVYSIESGADGVFGINKTSGSITLLVYPDHLRKEIFNIMVKASEVNSQGSVIDFAITTVTIQVVDLNNHPPTFYGETGPQDTFELTMYEHPPEGEILRGLRITVNDSDQGTNAKFHLRLVGPGQMLRVVPQTVLNEAQVTLLVEDSTAIDYEKFQFLTFKILAVEIDTPERFSATADIVIHLLDTNDNAPRFSSDFYIARVPENSPGGSNVVSVTAKDPDSGLWGVVKYSIHGSGSDLFFIQSDSGIIYTQPWASLDAEVKSKYNFFVKAEDTEGKFNLAEVFVTVLDLNDHPPEFNENILEKTMIIGAQVKIEAIDDDAEEPNNVIEYSIMKAEPDNIFDINAETGEIKLKPYIKSMDIVQNITNQKDCTWSVVVQARDRGSPSFSTTTLVKIDITEATQLNGPLASFLMKSRENPIQILGMLATLIIALVFVTVLISTAIFMCNRKSNKILPSRRIIRKKPRQCTQWNFHNPFKQQNNSERFMQESEVPENVNCNNNTVGVHRSLPLPPPLPGFSRRAEQPWAVPTVSATVAKQKSFRNKQSHINTALVSELKLRLEQKKLINQY, encoded by the exons ATGAATATTGCTAAAAGGATACTGCCACAATTTCTTTTATTGGTACATTTTCATTTAG CACCAGTAGCAA CACAGAGTGATTACGCACCATATTTCTATGACAATGGGCCCCATAGTAACAATGGTAATCTGGCATTATTCAGTCTTTCAGAGGACACACCGACAG GAACACATATATATGTTCTGAATGGAACTGATCCAGAGGGACAGCCTGTAAGATATGGCCTGGGCTTTGATCCAGGAGCTAAAGAATATTTTAGTGTTGATCCCATATCTGGAATAGTTACTCTGATAGATGAACTTGACAGAGAG ATACAGGATGAGATTGAAGTCCTTGTCAGTATTTCCGACAAGTTTAATAAAGTAG TGGAAAAAGTGAGGGTGTTTGTGATGGATGCCAATGATGAGGAGCCACGGTTTGAGAACCTGCCCTCCATTGTGGATGTGCCTGAG aacaCACCCTCTGGGAGCAGTATATTTAAAGTGCAGGCTGTGGATagagatacaggctcaggtggATCTGTCACCTACTTTCTTCAA AGCACTGGCCCAAACATTAAGTTTGCTATTGACCGCCACAGTGGAGTGCTAAGAATAAAAGAGGGTCTCGACTATGAGACAGTGAGAACACATTTTGTTACTGTGGTGGCAAAG GATGGAGGTGGAAGTTATAACGGAAGGGAACAGGTATTGTCATCGTCTGCTACCTTGACAATTAATGTGATTGACAGTCAGGACACTCCTCCCAGTTTTGTTGGTACTCCATATTTTGGCTTCGTCTATGAAGTCTCTTTCCCT GGATCTGAAATATTCACTGTTTATGCCAAAGATGGAGATAAAGAAACTCCTAATCCAATTGTTTATTCTATTGAAAGTG GAGCTGATGGTGTATTTGGAATCAACAAAACAAGTGGCAGCATCACTCTCCTAGTCTATCCAGATCATTTAAGAAAggaaatatttaatatcatgGTCAAG GCTTCAGAGGTGAACTCACAGGGAAGTGTCATAGACTTTGCTATCACCACTGTAACTATTCAAGTAGTGGACCTGAACAACCACCCCCCTACCTTTTATGGTGAGACTGGCCCACAGGACACATTTGAGTTGACCATGTACGAACATCCTCCAGAGGGTGAGATACTGAGAGGCTTGAGGATTACAGTCAATGACTCAGACCAG GGCACCAATGCAAAGTTCCACCTCAGGCTGGTGGGGCCAGGACAGATGTTACGAGTGGTCCCACAAACTGTCCTTAATGAAGCTCAAGTCACTTTATTAGTAGAAGACTCCACTGCAATAGACTATGAGAAATTCCAGTTTCTGACATTCAAG ATTCTTGCAGTGGAAATCGACACCCCAGAGAGATTCAGTGCCACCGCAGATATAGTCATACACTTGCTCGACACTAATGATAATGCTCCAAGGTTTTCATCTGATTTCTATATTGCACGAGTCCCAGAGAACTCACCAGGTGGCTCCAATGTTGTGTCTGTGACA GCTAAGGATCCAGACTCTGGTTTGTGGGGTGTTGTCAAATACTCTATCCATGGCTCAGGATCAGATCT TTTCTTCATCCAGTCGGATTCAGGAATCATCTACACCCAGCCCTGGGCCAGTCTGGACGCTGAGGTGAAATCCAAGTACAATTTCTTTGTTAAGGCTGAAGACACAGAGGGAAAATTCAACCTTGCAGAAGTTTTTGTCACAGTTCTGGACCTCAATGATCAtccacctgaattcaatgagaATATATTAGAGAAAACAATGATTATTGGTGCCCAGGTGAAAATCGAG GCAATAGATGATGATGCAGAGGAGCCAAACAATGTTATTGAGTATTCCATCATGAAAGCAGAACCAGACAATATCTTTGACATCAATGCAGAGACAGGAGAAATCAAACTGAAGCCCTACATCAAGTCAATGGACATAGTGCAAAACATCACAAATCAGAAAGACTGCACCTGGTCTGTGGTGGTCCAGGCAAGGGACAGAGGTTCCCCATCTTTCAGTACAACCACACTGGTGAAAATTGATATCACCGAAGCG ACTCAACTCAATGGCCCATTGGCATCCTTTTTAATGAAAAGTAGAGAAAATCCCATACAAATCCTTGGCATGCTTGCAACTCTCATTATAGCTTTGGTTTTTGTCACAGTCTTGATCTCTACAGCTATTTTCATGTGTAATAGAAAGTCTAACAAGATCTTGCCTTCTCGACGGATCATCAGAAAAAAACCTAGGCAATGCACACAGTGGAACTTCCATAATCCCTttaaacaacagaacaataGTGAAAGGTTCATGCAAGAATCTGAGGTCCCAGAGAATGTCAACTGCAACAATAACACTGTAGGTGTGCATCGCTCCCTACCCCTGCCACCTCCACTGCCAGGCTTTTCCAGACGTGCAGAACAGCCTTGGGCAGTGCCAACTGTTTCTGCAACAGTGGCAAAGCAGAAATCTTTCAGGAACAAACAGAGCCACATAAACACAGCACTGGTTTCTGAGCTCAAATTAAGACTTGAGCAGAAGAAATTAATAAACCAATACTAG